A part of Drosophila bipectinata strain 14024-0381.07 chromosome 3L, DbipHiC1v2, whole genome shotgun sequence genomic DNA contains:
- the DCTN1-p150 gene encoding dynactin subunit 1 yields MSEKNLKVGARVELTGKDLLGTVAYVGMTSFAVGKWVGVVLDEPKGKNSGSIKGQQYFQCDENCGMFVRPTQLRLLEPAPGSASGSRRSNEDVSGATPTTAQPTKARLSGSRTSLSSSRQSLLGSRTQLATSLSERTASSSSIGPRKSLAPQSSKDKEASSTSLAEGAAGGNGSGSHASSKRASFVETGFLEILKPQFTPSQPMRSPSFTTPPNSGAEDKTALLEAQKTSAELQTQVADLTEKLETLKQRRNEDKERLREFDKMKIQFEQLQEFRTKIMAAQASLQKELQRAKQEAKDAIEAKEQHAQEMSELADNVEMITLDKEMAEEKADTLQLELESSKERIEELEVDLELLRSEMQNKAEATLSNISSEGGGDAVGLSTYEFKQLEQQNIRLKDTLVRLRDLSAHDKHDIQKLSKELEMKRSEVTELERTKEKLSAKIDELEATVADLQEQVDAALGAEEMVEQLAEKKMELEDKVKLLEEEIAQLEALEEVHEQLVESNHELELDLREELDLANAAKKDVLRERDAAIETIYDRDQTITKFRELVQKLNDQLTDLRERSSSNDKESLQDPSLKLATETIDYKQMFAESKAYTRAIDVQLRQIELSQANEHVQMLTAFMPESFMSRGGDHDSILVVLLISRIVFKCGIVVSQTRERFPAVDAITREAVTQGHAVQQYAFKCRLLHYVHSLQCALNQILYGLNSCQPDTLLRAGSSLPEMVAQEKIIDGIIELLKSNQLDENSTTDNIEKCVAFFNAMNSVLLAGEELLNEIQMIRDCVASLGAACESILSDTATAKVIIQEAGATSDSVLLIQFLNENMESVRQQVKLIKRRLPNDQHVVKSGLSQHKVEAMRGLAQNISRIMSAMNQATRQSLAAIVSTIESDNAAEHTIPQDKYWSLLSAACERIYEQDDRGPTHNFKTLLTQANSDLQHIAQHLLDKEYEIMSAANATAGAGQPRSAAQSTPIVQRAQLIKKQLEQKNVLAATLENREADIKSLKLAAKMKQNELSEMQIRKDLAEKKLSVLQNEFESTVSKWTQKYEETRQQLQLKEKEFEETMDHLQSDIDALESEKSDLRDKLKLNSSSGKNQSASDTHSPHNLSAAGSGLGTAGSSNISYSAPAGTAPVVAEEVLLLKNAFNQERSERMRLQAQDMRAKLSQFEPLYVPQPQDQRINALESELTRMKHAWVLSLLQVRSQDAVGAANINSVALQRRHQPLPPKGEISSKASRLASDILTEYLHRKPHRATHGQFASFPTVDVKRVLQI; encoded by the exons atgTCTGAGAAGAACCTGAAAGTGGGCGCCCGCGTCGAGCTGACCGGCAAGGATCTGCTCGGCACGGTCGCCTACGTCGGCATGACCAGCTTCGCCGTCGGCAAGTGGGTGGGCGTCGTGCTGGACGAGCCCAAGGGCAAGAACAGTGGCTCCATCAAGGGCCAGCAGTACTTCCAGTGCGATGAGAACTGCGGCATGTTTGTTCGGCCCACGCAGCTGCGTTTGCTGGAGCCAGCTCCGGGTTCCGCATCTGGCAGCCGGCGCAGCAACGAGGACGTAAGCGGGGCCACGCCCACGACCGCCCAGCCCACAAAGGCGCGGCTTAGTGGGTCGCGCACCTCGCTCTCCTCCAGCCGGCAATCGCTCCTGGGCTCCCGCACCCAACTGGCCACCTCTCTGAGCGAGCGCACTgcctccagcagcagcatcggACCAAGAAAGAGCCTGGCGCCCCAAAGCAGCAAAGACAAGGAGGCGTCCAGCACTTCCCTGGCCGAGGGTGCCGCCGGCGGCAACGGATCCGGCTCGCATGCCTCCTCGAAGAGGGCATCGTTCGTGGAGACGGGTTTCCTGGAGATTCTGAAGCCACAGTTCACGCCCTCGCAGCCGATGCGGTCGCCCTCCTTCACCACACCGCCCAACTCCGGGGCTGAGGACAAGACCGCCCTGCTGGAGGCGCAGAAGACCAGCGCGGAGCTCCAGACGCAGGTGGCCGATCTCACCGAGAAGCTGGAGACTCTCAAGCAGCGCCGCAACGAGGACAAGGAGCGCCTTCGCGAGTTCGACAAGATGAAGATCCAGTTCGAGCAGCTGCAGGAGTTCCGCACCAAGATTATGGCGGCGCAGGCATCGCTGCAGAAGGAACTCCAACGCGCCAAGCAGGAGGCCAAGGACGCCATCGAGGCCAAGGAGCAGCACGCCCAGGAGATGTCCGAGCTGGCCGACAACGTGGAAATGATTACCCTGGACAAGGAGATGGCCGAGGAGAAGGCCGACACCCtgcagctggagctggagtcgTCCAAGGAGCGCATCGAGGAGCTGGAGGTGGACCTGGAGCTACTGCGCTCGGAGATGCAAAACAAGGCGGAGGCCACCCTCAGCAACATCTCCAGCGAGGGCGGCGGCGATGCCGTCGGCCTCTCAACCTACGAGTTCAAGCAGCTGGAGCAGCAGAACATCCGCCTGAAGGACACTCTGGTGCGGCTGAGGGATCTGTCCGCCCACGACAAGCACGACATTCAGAAGCTCAGCAAGGAGCTGGAGATGAAGCGCTCCGAGGTGACCGAACTGGAGCGCACCAAGGAGAAGCTGAGTGCCAAAATCGACGAATTGGAAGCCACAGTCGCCGACTTGCAG GAACAAGTCGATGCTGCACTCGGGGCTGAAGAGATGGTCGAGCAACTGGCCGAGAAGAAAATGGAACTGGAGGACAAGGTGAAGCTGCTCGAGGAGGAGATCGCCCAGCTGGAGGCCCTCGAAGAGGTCCACGAACAGCTGGTGGAGAGCAATCACGAGCTGGAACTGGATCTGCGCGAGGAGCTGGACCTGGCCAATGCCGCCAAGAAGGATGTGCTGCGGGAGCGGGACGCGGCCATTGAGACCATCTACGACCGCGACCAGACCATCACCAAGTTCCGGGAGCTGGTGCAGAAGCTGAACGACCAGTTGACTGACCTGAGAGAGCGCAGCTCCAGCAACGACAAGGAGTCGCTGCAGGATCCGAGCCTCAAGCTGGCCACGGAGACCATCGACTACAAGCAGATGTTCGCCGAGTCCAAGGCCTACACGCGCGCCATCGACGTCCAGCTGCGCCAGATCGAACTCAGCCAGGCCAACGAGCACGTCCAGATGCTGACCGCCTTTATGCCGGAGTCGTTCATGAGCCGTGGCGGCGACCACGACTCCAttctggtggtgctgctgatCTCCCGCATCGTCTTCAAGTGCGGCATTGTGGTCTCCCAGACGCGGGAGCGCTTCCCGGCTGTGGACGCCATCACCAGGGAGGCGGTGACCCAGGGCCACGCCGTGCAGCAGTACGCCTTCAAGTGTCGCCTGCTGCACTACGTCCATAGCCTGCAATGCGCCCTGAACCAGATCCTGTACGGCTTGAACAGCTGCCAGCCGGATACGCTGCTGAGGGCTGGCAGCTCCCTGCCGGAGATGGTGGCCCAGGAGAAGATCATCGACGGAATCATAGAGCTGCTTAAGTCGAACCAGTTGGATGAGAACAGCACCACGGACAACATCGAGAAGTGTGTGGCGTTCTTCAACGCCATGAACTCGGTTCTCCTGGCCGGCGAGGAGCTGCTGAACGAAATCCAGATGATTCGCGACTGTGTGGCCTCGCTGGGAGCCGCCTGCGAGAGCATTCTCAGCGACACGGCCACCGCGAAGGTGATCATCCAGGAGGCGGGCGCCACCAGCGACTCGGTGCTGCTCATCCAGTTCCTGAACGAGAACATGGAGAGCGTGCGCCAGCAGGTGAAGCTCATCAAGCGCCGCCTGCCCAACGACCAGCACGTGGTCAAGAGCGGCCTGTCGCAGCACAAGGTGGAGGCGATGCGGGGCTTGGCCCAGAACATCAGCCGCATCATGTCGGCCATGAACCAGGCCACGCGCCAGTCCCTGGCCGCCATCGTGTCCACCATTGAGAGCGACAACGCGGCGGAGCACACGATACCGCAGGACAAGTACTGGTCCCTGCTctccgccgcctgcgagcggATCTACGAGCAGGATGATCGCGGACCCACGCACAACTTCAAAACTCTGCTGACGCAGGCCAACTCCGACCTGCAGCACATTGCCCAGCACCTGCTGGACAAGGAGTACGAGATTATGTCGGCAGCCAATGCGACAGCCGGTGCCGGCCAGCCCCGTTCGGCGGCTCAGAGCACGCCCATCGTGCAGCGGGCGCAGCTCATCAAGAAACAGCTGGAGCAGAAGAACGTACTGGCCGCCACGCTGGAGAACCGCGAGGCGGACATCAAGTCGCTGAAGCTGGCGGCCAAGATGAAGCAGAACGAGCTGAGCGAGATGCAGATCCGCAAGGACCTCGCGGAGAAGAAGCTGAGTGTCCTGCAGAACGAGTTCGAGAGCACGGTGTCCAAGTGGACGCAGAAGTACGAGGAGACGCGCCAGCAGCTCCAGCTCAAGGAGAAGGAGTTCGAGGAGACGATGGACCACCTGCAGAGCGACATCGACGCCCTGGAGAGCGAGAAGAGCGATCTGCGCGACAAGCTCAAGCTGAACTCCAGTTCGGGCAAGAACCAGTCCGCCTCCGATACCCACTCGCCGCACAACCTCTCCGCCGCCGGCTCCGGCCTGGGTACTGCCGGTAGCTCCAACATCAGCTACTCGGCCCCGGCGGGCACTGCTCCCGTTGTCGCCGAGGAGGTGCTGTTGCTGAAGAACGCCTTCAACCAGGAGCGCAGCGAGCGAATGCGTCTCCAGGCCCAGGACATGCGCGCCAAACTGTCCCAGTTCGAGCCCCTGTACGTCCCGCAGCCGCAGGATCAGCGCATCAATGCCCTGGAGTCGGAACTCACCCGGATGAAGCACGCCTGGGTGCTGTCGCTGCTGCAGGTGCGCTCCCAAGATGCCGTGGGAGCCGCGAACATCAATTCGGTGGCCCTCCAGCGGCGTCACCAGCCACTGCCACCCAAGGGCGAGATCAGTTCGAAGGCCTCCCGGCTGGCGTCGGACATCCTGACGGAGTACCTGCACCGGAAGCCACATCGCGCCACTCACGGCCAGTTCGCCTCCTTTCCCACCGTCGACGTGAAGCGTGTGCTTCAGATCTAA
- the LOC108127805 gene encoding G patch domain-containing protein 1 homolog, which yields MDEEEYLHRFGTPLEPIQKDAVPPKKPLAIEDQIVKDENGKRRFHGAFTGGFSAGFWNTVGSQEGWTPQTFKSSRAEKATPRAQQRPEDFMDKEDLGEFGIAPQGIRTRDEFAKEDEQEKRSGERRRKLMQPEMNMGPIPGVAVLEKLLRPVRDKVAVRILKSMGWKPGQGVGPRQTKKEKRQATARNTREQYLLEHYGAEGLPAQKEKEAEQSNTEDEDEDEDEEITFAPDDYEPMFFTPKENRFGMSYSGLSRDPVLSKSSSSSATTMQHINLFGQLEQQAKGKQLSIRGQAFGVGAFEEDDDDIYARDDLSRYDFSLADKQPKKKKQKFVQQQNVIDGFSEDKSGVALQAPFAIDLPRDYTPRNWLQRKSRFAPLDKERARKLEASTEYKRSGLGRHDLNPDKRAQLLGEKKKEEAQEKVASPKRNPFKDPGKALLERINARTEGFTQGGVITESGEELETALSKEVKITNASIQEKAATKTSNLGTSDGTFKPFLENEAKQKRYEQFVAAKLKDEAEISKFLANLQPVSLSLWDREMEKKEFIQAAKIYRPLDGLMNDRFVSETTVQAEQEKEKKQAPEERKIVMERTKTMWKPASLLCKRYNIPEPFGGGMLEPEKELKAKTKISVFDYLETSVNTKANFQTPTIIPQHIEKPKPIPDKVHPPVLERLKSPEPQQPEKATKEEPPKSTFVPKTPLEKAVDEARDKPISEKEHIFKSIFDDSGDEEEAEPVPETKSNPAQDKLAALQESLGLPPSSSASAASQNVLRNKSPPRGIFISLYEAVQKPKEPAPPKFVPIEENKLKISYKSREERLKNDREIAMSEVPAEDVYGPRLPGSVPAKPVAPEEKAEATIDAKLQQLWQQHAPQKRKAEKWVEKKTSRSSSEDSDDSSSDDSSSSSDGLSSSKPKKSKKSHKTSSSSKKSKKSKSKSKSKKKSKKSEKSKHKTKKKKSKH from the exons ATGGATGAGGAGGAATATCTGCACCGTTTCGGCACTCCTCTGGAACCCATACAGAAGG ATGCTGTGCCTCCAAAGAAACCTCTGGCCATCGAGGACCAGATAGTGAAAGATGAGAACGGAAAGCGGCGATTCCATGGCGCCTTCACGGGCGGTTTTAGTGCCGGTTTCTGGAACACGGTTGGCTCCCAGGAAGGATGGACGCCGCAAACCTTCAAGAGCTCACGGGCCGAGAAGGCAACGCCACGTGCCCAGCAGCGACCGGAGGACTTCATGGACAAGGAGGATCTGGGAGAGTTCGGCATTGCTCCACAGGGTATACGTACTCGCGACGAGTTTGCCAAGGAGGATGAGCAGGAGAAACGATCCGGAGAGAGGCGGCGCAAGCTGATGCAGCCAGAAATGAACATGGGTCCCATTCCTGGGGTGGCGGTCCTGGAGAAGCTGTTGCGCCCGGTGCGCGACAAGGTCGCTGTGCGGATACTGAAGAGCATGGGATGGAAACCGGGCCAGGGCGTGGGTCCCCGTCAGACGAAAAAGGAGAAGCGCCAGGCCACCGCCCGAAACACGAGGGAACAGTATCTGCTGGAGCACTACGGGGCAGAGGGATTGCCAGCACAGAAGGAAAAGGAGGCGGAACAAAGCAACACAGAagatgaggatgaggatgaaGATGAGGAGATAACCTTTGCCCCCGACGACTACGAGCCAATGTTCTTCACGCCCAAGGAGAACCGTTTCGGCATGAGCTACTCTGGCCTAAGTCGGGATCCCGTTCTGTCGAAATCCTCCTCCAGCTCTGCGACGACCATGCAGCACATCAATCTCTTCGGTCAGTTGGAGCAGCAGGCCAAGGGCAAGCAGCTCTCCATTCGGGGACAGGCCTTTGGAGTTGGCGCCTTCGAGGAAGACGACGACGACATTTATGCCCGTGACGACCTGAGCCGCTATGACTTCTCCCTGGCGGACAAGCAGCCCAaaaagaagaagcagaagTTCGTCCAACAGCAGAATGTCATCGATGGGTTCAGCGAGGATAAATCGGGAGTGGCACTGCAAGCTCCCTTCGCCATAGATCTTCCCAGGGACTATACTCCCAGAAACTGGCTGCAGCGCAAGAGCCGTTTTGCTCCTTTGGACAAAGAGAGGGCACGGAAGCTAGAAGCTTCCACGGAGTACAAGCGCTCAGGTCTCGGCAGGCACGACCTGAATCCCGATAAGCGGGCGCAGTTGCTGGGCgagaaaaagaaagaagaagCGCAGGAGAAAGTAGCATCTCCGAAGCGTAATCCCTTCAAGGATCCAGGCAAGGCACTGCTGGAACGCATCAATGCGAGAACAGAGGGCTTCACCCAGGGCGGGGTAATCACCGAAAGTGGAGAAGAGCTGGAAACAGCACTTTCCAAGGAAGTGAAGATAACCAATGCTTCGATTCAGGAGAAAGCTGCCACAAAGACCTCGAATTTGG GCACATCCGACGGCACCTTCAAGCCTTTCCTGGAAAATGAGGCCAAGCAGAAGCGGTACGAGCAGTTCGTGGCAGCTAAGCTCAAGGATGAGGCCGAGATCTCCAAGTTCCTCGCGAACTTGCAGCCAGTTTCCTTGTCGCTGTGGGATCGCGAAATGGAAAAGAAGGAGTTCATCCAGGCCGCCAAAATCTATCGGCCTTTGGATGGCCTCATGAACGATAGATTCGTTTCGGAGACCACCGTTCAGGCTGAGcaggaaaaggaaaagaagCAGGCCCCAGAGGAACGGAAGATCGTCATGGAGCGGACGAAAACCATGTGGAAACCAGCATCGCTGCTCTGCAAGCGGTACAATATTCCGGAACCCTTCGGTGGCGGGATGCTGGAGCCAGAGAAGGAGCTCAAGGCAAAGACGAAAATATCTGTTTTCGATTACCTGGAGACCTCCGTAAACACTAAGGCTAACTTCCAGACACCAACGATTATACCACAGCACATAGAGAAGCCGAAACCCATTCCTGATAAAGTGCATCCACCAGTTTTGGAACGTTTGAAATCTCCCGAGCCACAGCAGCCCGAGAAGGCTACAAAAGAAGAGCCTCCCAAGTCGACTTTTGTACCGAAAACTCCTCTAGAGAAGGCGGTGGATGAAGCCCGAGACAAGCCCATTTCGGAGAAGGAGCATATTTTCAAGAGTATCTTCGACGACAGCGGTGACGAGGAGGAAGCCGAGCCAGTTCCGGAAACCAAATCAAATCCTGCGCAAGATAAGCTAGCTGCCCTACAAGAGTCTTTGGGCTTGCCCCCCAGTTCATCAGCCTCGGCAGCATCTCAGAATGTCCTGCGGAATAAATCTCCTCCCCGCGGCATTTTCATATCCCTTTACGAGGCAGTACAGAAGCCCAAGGAACCAGCTCCACCTAAATTCGTGCCCATCGAGGAAAACAAGTTGAAGATATCCTACAAATCCCGGGAAGAACGATTGAAAAACGACCGGGAGATAGCCATGTCTGAGGTGCCTGCCGAGGACGTTTACGGGCCGAGGCTGCCGGGATCGGTGCCCGCCAAGCCGGTGGCTCCCGAAGAAAAGGCCGAGGCGACCATCGATGCCAAACTCCAGCAACTGTGGCAACAGCATGCTCCCCAGAAGCGCAAGGCGGAGAAGTGGGTGGAGAAGAAGACGAGCCGTTCCAGCAGCGAGGACAGCGATGATAGTTCCAGTGATGACTCCTCCTCATCCTCTGATGGCTTGTCCTCCAGCAAGCCCAAGAAATCCAAGAAGTCGCACAAAACCTCTTCTAGTTCGAAAAAATCGAAGAAATCAAAgtcgaaatcgaaatcgaagaagaaatcgaaaaagtccgAAAAATCCAAACACAAgaccaagaagaagaagagcaAGCACtag